AGCAACAAATATTGTCGTCAGTAATATAAAAGCCTTGACAACGTTTCTCCTGATTTTTGCACCTCTTTCACCCGTAAAGGGTATCACTAATACTTCTAAAACCGTAAACCCTACTACCAAAAAAGGCAAACCCATTCGTACAACCGCTGCACCTATATCCATCTTTATCCTCCTCTCTTGTATGAGTAAAACCAAGGGAACCCTAAAGGCCCCCTTATATTTCACTAACCAAATCTTACTAATAAAGCCAATGTTGTTACTAAGACAATGGCATAAATAATTACATCACTCTTAATAATAGCTGTTTCATATCGATCTGTAACAGTATGAGATATACCTAAAACCCCTTTGTACAATGGCTTATAGAGCATATTTTCTACACTTAACCATGTTGGTAAATGAAGATGAAATAAGTGGTACTTTTTACCTAGTACAAATATAGCTATACCTAGTAGATAGACCCATACCATACCCACCATGTCATGACCATTAAAGAAGTTCATATCTACAAGATATTTGTCTATAAAAGCAGGGTCATAGGTTAAACTCCTAGCTGCCGGTATAATAAACTGATTAAATATATACCCAGGAGATTGCCCGATGAAAATAATCAAAAGAGCTAATCCTGCCATAGCCATATCCATCATACCTTTTTCTCCCTCTATGTCCTTGTACTTATCAGGACATTTCCCTAGAAATACATAACTAAATAATTTTATAAAAGAACATACTGTTCCTGCACTTACAATTGTAAAAAGAATTTCTGCATATTTAAAGGAATGATGACCATACTCATAGGCCTCAATAATAGCATGATGAAGGATAGATTTGCTGGCAAAGCCATTGAACCCTGGCATTCCAGTTATTCCTAATGCCGCTATAATGGTAACAAAGGCTGTAAAGGGCAGTTTTTTCCATAACCCTCCCAGCTTATACATATCTAGCTCGTGGGTTCTCATATATACTAGCCCTACTGCCATAAATAGTAGTGCCTTAAACAAAGCATGGTTGATAATATGATAAATACTTCCGGAAAAACCCATTGCACCTTTATAACCTAAATAAGCAGCTACGCCTATACCCATAATGATATAACCCATCTGACTAATACTATGATAAGCTAACATTTTTTTCATATTGCTTTGCTGCAGTGCCATAAAAACCCCTACAAGCATGGTGATAATGCCTATCCAAATAATTAGTGCACCTAGTTTTTGAGATACCTCCCACAAAGGATCTTTATAACTACTGATCTCCTCTATACTGGGTACAAAGATACTGGTAGCTATCCTCAATATTCCATAAGCCCCTACTTTAATCAATATCCCTGATAATAGTGCACTGGCAGGGGTAGGCGCCACCGGATGAGCTTTAGGCAACCAAATATGCAAAGGAAGCATCCCCGCCTTTATGCCAAAACCAACAACAAAAAGAATCGTAATCAAATACTTTATCCATCCTAAGCCCTGTAATGCGGAAGCAAGAGGGACAAATTCTAAAGTATTGGTATGGGTAACCAACAAAATCATCCCTAATAGAATACATAGGCCACCACTTACCCCCATATAAATATAGCTATCTCCCGCCAATATCGATTCCTTGGACTGATTATGGGCTACCAACATATAAGAGCTAAAGGTCATCAGTTCAAAGAATAAAAACATCGTCAAAAGGTCTCCTGCCATAACTGTTCCCAAAATACCACCGAAGGTTACAGACATCCAAAGGTAGAAGCGATTGCGATGTCGCTCTATCCCCATATAATCATGGGCATAAATGCTCACCAAAAACCAAAGAATACCAGCAGTTGCTGCCATAAGAAAACTCAACATATCTACATGAAAAGTTAATCCGTATCCAAATAGACCACCTAGAGTATAGTGGATACTCCCTCGGGCCACCTGTGGATACATGGCTAAAATTAAGATAAAACTAATAAAGGTATTATCCACTACTGTTGAATCCCGTAGATTTTCAGATCTTCTTCCTAAAATGGCTTCTAATGGGCCTCCTATTAGAGGAAACATAATCACCACTAAAGGTAATGCTTTAAACCCTGTGATTGTTCCAACAAACTCCGGTCCTATTCTTATAACCCTTTGTAGAGCACTACCTTCCATCCGTGTTAAAATTACAAAAGCAAAAACACAAGCAATTGTAACGAAGAACACAAAAATACTGTTGATGCAGAAATAGTCTAAAGGATGCTTTTTAAAAGAATCTTTTAGGCCTTTCTGAAAGCCACCATTTTTTTTCATTGATTCTGAAGCTTTCATTAACAATACGCCTCCATCTAATTTAATCTCTTACTTAATTTTATTCTAATACATAATAATCGTACTATCAAAGGAAATTTATTAACATAAATTTCACAATAAAGTGCATTATTTCCTATATTAAGATAATACTTATCTACAGACATTAAAATTTAAGTTTAAGATGCATACCTACTATAGAAATGTCAATACAGCTCTTTCCACAAAATTCATTACAATTTGTGGGAAGAAGCCAATAATAATACAAAGTGCTGCTATAATTACCATAGGGATTGTCATACTTTTTGGCAATCCATCCCATACCATATCGTTTTTTCTCTCTTGACTTTCTCTTAAAAAGGCATTAATAATAATTGGTAAATAATAAACAGCATTTAAAAAACTACTGACTAAAATAAGGATTAAATAAATTGGCTTGCCTGCCTCTAAAACGGCAAAACTCAAATACCACTTACTCATAAATCCATTCAAACCTGGAATCCCGATCATAGCTAAAGCCGCAGTTGTAAATACCATCATCGTTATAGGCATCTCATAACCAATTCCTTCTAATTCTCGAATATCCCGCTTGCCTTTTTTATAAATAATAGCACCAGCACTTAAAAACAAAGCGGATTTCATTAATGCATGGGTCACTACATGAAATAGTGCGGCAGAAAAACCTCTTGTGGTTGCCAAACCCATTCCTAAAAAAATGTATCCAATTTGAGCTACACTGGAGTAAGCCAGCAGTCGTTTAATATCCTTTTGTCCGATAGCAAATACCGAACCCATAATCATACCTGTAACAGCAAAATAAGTAATAAACTGAGGTATGGCTATGGCCTGAATAATTTCCAAACCTACTACTCTAAATAACAGTTTCATTACAGCAAAGATATAGACTTTTACAACCAAACCTGATAACAAAGCACTTGAAGGCGTAGGAGCAGTAGAATGAGCATCGGGAAGCCAACTGTGGAGAGGAAAAACTGCTGCCTTAATACCAAAACCAGTCAAGATAAAACCTAATGCCACCAAAATATTTCGAGGATATAGCTGCCATGTTGCCATGATAATTTTGTGGTTTTCTGTCATGTTCAAATTACCAGTAACCATATATAGCAGCGCAAGTCCCATCAAAACAGATATCGATCCTATAGCTCCTAGCATCAGGTATTTCAAGGCCGCCAGTAGATTTTCTTTTTTCTTCTTTATAGAAATAATAGCACAGGATGTAATCGACAAAATTTCCATAAACACATATAAATTAAACAAATCGTTGGTCAAGGTAATACCAATCATTGAAAATAACATTAAAAATACTAAGGTATAATATCTTAAAATTTGTACTGCTAGTATCTCGTGTTCGATATCTTTTAAAGAATAAATTAAAATCAATATAGACATGGTTATAATTACAAAAGTCATAAAAGCAGAAAATTCGTCTATCATAAATTGTATACCTATAGAAGCCTGCCAATTACCAAAATTATAAACATATGCACCATGTTTTAACACATTGATAAGTGTTACTAGCGATAGTATCCAAGCAGCTACTAAAGAGGTTATGATAGAAAGCTTAAATTTTAAGTTGTATTCATTCTTTACTACTGGAATAATTACAGCAGTTATTAGCATTAAAAGCACGATATATACAGGAAAATGTATACTATTCATTCCTTCCCCCACTCCTTATTTTCATGATCTCATCAAGTTCAATTGTCCCATAGGCATCATAGATTTTAATGATGATACTTAATGTATAAGCAGTAATACTAACAGCCACTACAATTCCTGTTAAAATCATAGCAGAGGGCAAAGGATTGACATAAATCGTTTTAGAACCTCCTATTTCTAGAATAGGAGACTGTCCTCCAAATACGTAACCTATAGAAACAAAGAATAAAAACACGGAAGTTTCCATAATATTAACCCCAATGATTTTTTTGAGCAAATTAGAGTGCGTTAATACGGTATATAACCCAATGACAAATAAAAAAGCCGACCCAATATAATTGATGTTATCTATAATCACCTGTAACATATCCATTATAAGTCCTCCTCAATAAGGGTGTGAAAGAGAGTTATCATGGTACTTGCTACTTTGGCACCAATCCCTAGTGTTACTAAAGGTATCAGGCCCCCACTGACAATCCTTCCTGCATCGCCCATATAAAAACCCGCTTCTTTATTTGTCAAAAACTGATGCCCCATCCAAATTCCTATAAGACCTATGAAAATGTACCATAGAATTCCAACAGTTTCTACCTTAGAAGATATTTCATGAGGAACTTTTTTATGTCCTCTGTGTATCCCGAAGCACAAAGTGTATAAAATAAAACTGGCTCCTAGTATAGCACCACCAGCAAATCCTCCTCCAGGAGACAAATGACCATGTAGTACAATAAAAACACCATACACCTGAATAAAAGGAATGATGATTCTTGCTATCGTCTTTACAATTAAATCATCCATCTTAATGATCCCCCTTCTTTTTGGTCGCATCAACAGTTCCCTTTAAGACCGATATCACTGCCGCAATAGAAGTAAATAGTACCGTTGTTTCTCCCAATGTATCAAAAGCCCGATAATCGGTAATAATACTAGCTATAATATTTGGAGTATGGGTTTCATCTATTGATTCCTGAAGATAGTGCCGTGCTACTTCATTATAAGCAGGGTTTTCAATATCTCCTAAAGAAGGCATTCTAAAAATACTAGAAAGCATTACAATCAGAAGCCCCCCTAAAGCCAATAAAATAATTGCTTTTTTCACTTTTCCATCCTCCTTGTTTTACCAATTACTGCTACAAATAGAATCGTTGTCACACCTGCGCCTATTGCAGCTTCTGTCATAGCAATATCCGGTGCCTTTAATAACAACCAAAGTACCGCCATAACCAAACTGTAGGCAGCAAAAATAATGATAGCACTTAGTAAGTCCTTTGTACGTTCTACAGCAATAGCACATATGATTAAAAAGATGACTAAAATTACATTCAATGCTTGCATAGATTAGCTCCCCCTCCTTCATGGAAGATTTTCACTTTACTTATTTGTATTATCTTTTTTGTATGCTGCTTTTGAAATAATATGAGCTGCTGTAGGATTGGTGAGCCAAATAAATGCTAAAACAAAGATGATTTTTATACTGACCACGCTAAATCCCCTATAGAAAACAACTGCCAGCAGAGCTAGTCCAGCCCCTAAAGTATCACACTTTGTAGTAGCGTGCATACGACAGAAGGCGTCCGGCATACGAATTAATCCCAATGTCCCTACTAGGAAAAAGAAGGCACTTCCACAAAGTAAAAAGATAACAATTCCATTTATAATCAATCGAATTCACTCCTTATAAGAGATTCCCTTTTTCAATATATTTAGAGACACAAATAGTAGCGATAAAACCCATCATAGAATAGATTAAAGCTACGTCAATAAAAGCGTCCTGATTGGTTATAATCGCTAGAAATACAATCAGAACAGTAACTTTAGTAGATACAACATTGATGGCTACTACTCGATCTATAGCTGTAGGGCCAGCATAAGCCCGGTAAAGACAGGGAAAAGCCATTAAAGCTAGAAAAATTGAAATAGCAATATACCCGTGAATAACCATATCTCCTACTCCTCCCTTTTCATCCTATCATCATCTATCAAGCAACAGTAGTGCTCGATGATGGAATCTGTCATTCCTTCAGCTGCTTCTTTCGTTATAGCATGTATAACAAAAGCATCCTCCTCAACGTCAACTGTCAGAGTCCCTGGTGTCAAAGTTACCGCATTTCCATAAATCACCTTAACAACATCATTCTTTAACATCATAGGAACCTTTATAAAACAGGGTGTTATAGGTAATGATGGGTTCAATACGATCAATGCTACATCTATATTGGCCTTGACAATTTCTTTTAACAAGGTCAATATAAACCTTAGAAAAATCATTAGTTTATTGAAGTAATAGAGAGGCATTTCTTTTGCTGTAAAGGAGACATCGCTAGAGTAAATTACCACTATGAAACATACAACCACACCTATAATAATAGATTCAGCGGCAATTCTAGGCGATAATATCAGCCAAAAGAAAAATAGCGGTAAAAATAAATACATGTTTTTTTTGCTAAACCGAGATTCTCTGTCTTTCATTCTTTTTCACCTCTAATCTTGTTGAATTTTTAACTTTTTAGCACACTTCTCTTTATTTAAATAAATCAGCAAATGATTTATCCAAATTAATTATTAATTAATAATTATAACACAAAGCCACAATAAAATCTATAAAATAAGACTACAATTCAGGTGGAGTTTTTACGCCCACTGAATTGTAGCCGGATTTACTTCGAGAATATCGTGCTTGATCTTCCACTTGTAAAAGTAGAAGTCTTAGCAATACAACTTACTCTGCTGCTCTCTCTTTTTCTTGAGCCGATGTCATAGCATAAAGCTTTTTTATACCTAACCAAGTTAAACAAGAAATAGCGGCGATCGTTCCTAGCTTTCCTCCAACCCCTGCATAAGCTGTTGTGGTAGCTATAAAAACAATCCCTGCTATGAAACCTACCGCTACCATCTCAGAGATTTTAGGAAACTTTGTTACAGCAACCATCCCTGCATAGGAAGCACAAGTCGCCATAACAGCTAGTGTAGCGCCTTGTTCAGGAAAAAAATGAGGAAAAATAAAACCTGAAACCAAAGTAACAATAGCGGAGCCAAATACTGCTCCTTTATTCATATGAATACTTATATAATATGTTGCTAAGGCTGCACCTATAGAAACCAATATAATTGCTAATTTATCCATTGATCCTCACCCTCCTAAGCGAAAAAGTTCATAATTGCTCTTGTAACCTGTACCGACATGGCTGCAGTAGTTCCACCCTTGCCTCCAACACCTGCATAAATTTCTGTTGAGAAGACAAGTACAATACCATTAATAATGCCCCCTATCGCTGCAGCAATAGGCGAGGATAGTACAGCTAATCCAGACATTCCAACGAAGGAAGCAATATAAGTCGCAGCGGCAAGTGGTGCTGGTAATAATATGGCTGCCAATACCCCTATTAAACCATTAGCAACAATAGCTCCATAGCCCATTTTATGATTGATATACCATGTAATTGTTGCCCCTATGCAGGCACATATAATTGTATACATTTTATTCTTATCCATCTTCCATCCCCCCTATTTACTCAACTCTTTAAAATGTCCAAACAATGAAATTCCGTAAAAAATAGCTATGACCAGTAAAATAATTGCATTCAAGGTGTCTTGACTCCTAATGATTGCTGTCGCCATCAAACCTACCCCCGTTGCCGCATATGCTGCTAACCAAAACATTTTTCTAACCATAAAACCCTCCCCTTCATTTAAATAAATTTTTATACCTTTATATATTTTTTATTTAGGCCTAACTTTATAAAAACGTTTATCATGCATAGAAGAAATTTTAAGTTGGATTTTAAGTTACTATATTCATTGTTTGTTATTTATCTATCACTCTTTTGCAAAAAAGAACCCGTTTATTTATATATTTAGTATACTATACCGTTTTATAAAATCAAGTACAATATCCATTCGTGTAAGAATTACAAAAATAAAAACACAAGCGATTGTAATCGAGAACACAAAAATACTGTTGATGCAAAAATAGTCTAAAGGATGCTTTTTAAAAGAGTTTTTTAGCTTTTTTAAAACCCTCGCTTTTTTTCATTGATTCTGAAACTTTCATAGACAATTCGCCTCCATTCAATTTAATCTCTTACCTAATTATATTTTCAATATATAATTAAGATAAAAGCATACTCCATATACTTTGTATAAAATACATTCTTAATTTGGGCTGGACTTTTGTATATAGAAACGTTGTCATTTAGAGCATAAAAAAATCAATATCTATGTTTGTTATTTATTTGTCATTATTCCGTAAATAAAAAAAGATATTTGCTCTTTTGAAGAAAATTGTAGAAAATTCAGTTTTTTTGTTTGAAAATTTTTTCATTACTTCTATAAATTACCTTTTTTATGCTTATTTAATAATATATCATAATTTATTGGCAAAATCAAGAAATATTCCTTTGGCCATATAAATACTAAAATATGTACTCAATCAATTCATGTCTATTCCTTCTTAGCAGTTTAATCATTTATTCTAACCAATGTATTTCTATCAGCATAAAAAAAGAGTTTATGCAGGGCACTATTTACTGCCCCGCATAAGCTCTAATAATATCCCGTCTGCTAACGATGCCCACTAATTTATCTTCTTTTACAACAGGAACCCTATTAATGCTCTTTTCTACCATAATTGTAGCAATCTCCTCCATACTTTCTTCATGGTCCACTACCACTACCTTCTCTGTCATAACATCTCTTACCCGATAACCAGCCATTTTTTTTATTTGTTCCTCTAGATTTTTAGGATTTTCCAAAAAGATATAGCTGTCCAAAAGAGTAAAGTAAGCAGGAATATGCAAGTTTTTACTACGATAGATCAAATCTCCTTCTGTAATAATGCCTATCACCCGATTTTCCTCGTCCACTACCGGCACGCCGCTGATGTTGTGTTCTAATAAAAGCTTTATTACATCTTCTACAGTATCATCTTTCTTTACAGTAATTACTTCTTTCGTCATAATGTCCTTTGCCAGCATCCTATCACCGCCTTATCAACTTTCTTATCTATATCTATAAGATACCCATATTTCTCTTAATTAAAAGTATTTTTTATCTATAAAATTTAACTTAATTCTTTTCTAATCCTATATTGACCTCTATTTTTCCATCCTGCGTTTGAATGTCTACAGCTAATATCTCAAGGGGACTTATTCCTATAGATAACGCTTCACCAAAAATAATAGAAGGTGGCGTGATATCAAATACAATCTCTTTACTTGAAAGCATAGTAGCAGCACTTCCCGTAATCATATTTGTTAACTCTGCCACTGCACTTATAGCCATCTCATCCATTTCCTCTACTGGCATTCCCATCATCATTTTAGATACCAGTTTTTTTGCAGTATTATTAGAAAATGAATAACAAATATTTCCTCTTAACTCCCCTATTAATTCGATGACTGAGGTAATTTCTAAATCTACCTGCATGTCTTCTTTTTTTCTCAACTGTCCTTTTTGAATATTCTCTACCCCAAATTGCATTAAAACCAACTCCACAGATTCTAAAAATGGGTCAATATATTCTATTTTCGTCACTTCGCTCTACCTCCTTCAAATGTGGTTATTTATCTTTGGTTTCTCGGATTAACGATCTATATTATTTTTTCTTATCTATTTTTCTCTTATTATATTTTACACTATTCTACATTTTTTTCCAACGAAACAAAAAAATAAAGATCTTTTTATGAAGATTACCTGCAAGCGAGCCCTTCATAAAAAGATCTTTTAATTCAAATTTAAAGACATCTATGGGTATGATGCGTTTATTTATCGCTAAAAATTACCTTACCATCTATCATAGCATCAATCGTAGCAAGGGCATGTACCTCTACATTGGCTTCTCTCAATATTTTGCCACCTTCTTGAAAACCCTTTTCAATCACAACACCTGCTGCAACTAAATTAGCGCCAGAAGCATCCACAATTTCTTTTAAACCCAGTATAGCTTGTCCATTCGCTAAAAAGTCATCAAGAATTAATATATCATCTTCCTTAGCAATATATCGCTTTGAAACCCTAATTTTATAATGTTTTCCCTTTGTATAGGAGTAGACCTTACCTTCATAGGTTTCTTGATCCAAATTTTTTGATTCTGTCTTTCTAGCAAAAACCACCGGTACATCAAAATATTGTGCTGCTATTGCCGCTATCGCAATACCAGAAACCTCCGCCGTTAATATTTTGGTAATCTTTCTATCTTGAAAGACTCTTCTAAATTCTTTACCGATCTCATTTAATAACCCAATATCTAGTTGGTGATTTAGAAAGTTATCCACCTTTAAAATATTCCCCTCTAAGACCCTACCATCCTCCATAATTTTCTTTTTTAATAACTCCATTGTCCTCCTCCTTCATACAATTATCCTGTCATTACCATAAAAGAAAAGACCCGCAGAAATTTTCTACGGATCTTGGAATAGATTTATTTATAAGATGCTAAAAGCAACACGTATGATAAGTATTTGCTTTAACACCAAAACAAATCTCCCGTAGTCAGACCATTTACGGTAGTCTGGTAGAAACTGTTGGACCCTATCTCCAAAATTATACGAGAATTTATAAAATGAGACTTCATTCAAAGGGAGGTTTTACACCCACTGAATTACAGTCGAATTACTTTGAGAATGTAATGCTTCATCTCTTGCTTATTCATTTTTAAAAAATATAGTTTATTGTAGCTTATTTATTGAAAGAAATCAAGCATTTTTCCTAGAGTTTTACCCCTTGATCTATATCAAATAAATACAAATAACTCTCCTTAATACTTTTTCCTGTAATTTTTTCTAATGCCTCCCTATAAAGTTCTAGTTGTACCTCATACTTTTTCTTGATTTCCTCAGAAGTATTTACAACGCTATCGCTCTTATAATCTATCAGCACCAACCCATCTTCCTCTTGAAAATAACAGTCAATGATCCCTTGTACCAATAATGTTTCCTCACATCCCTGTAACCCCTCAATAACATCCTTTGCCTTTTTCTTTATATTGAAAGGAACTTCCCGATAAACTTTTGTGGCCTTCAACATTCTTTTCCCCAATTCACTTTTAAAGTAGCCTTCTATCTTGGGAACTTCAACTGTCATAGCTTCCTCTTCTGTCAGAAGCTCCTTGACGATCATCCATTGAATCTGTTCTTCGATATTGTTGTTTTTTTCTATTTCTTTTAAATCTATATGCTGCAATACAAAATGTAAAATGGTCCCTCGCTCTGCTGCTGTGAAGGTTTTTGTACTTTCTAAAAATTTAGGCCTTCTTACTAATGTAGGAATTTTATAGCCCATACTCTCCATCGTAGCCATCCTGGACTTTTTGATTTCTGAAACGGATAATTTAGAAGGTATTGTAGTGGCTGCTCTGTGGGGATAACTCCAATTGAGGACTTGATCTATCTTGCTTTTATAAGAGGTTAGTATCTCTTTAGGATCATGCTTTAACTTCTCTTTTATTTCCTCTTCTTTATCTGTTTTTTCCTGCTTCTCCAAACCTATATCTTTACGACTCAATAGATGAACCTTAAATTTGGTATTATCTTCAAACAGCTTTTCCGGTTCCAGCTTTATTTTTGCTATTTCCCTTAAAACTTTTCCCTTAGGATGCTTTGTCAATACCATACCTATCCAGTCCAAATAGTTTCTAGCAGATGTCAACATATAAGTGTTTGTGTTTTTGCTCCACTTTTCTACCTGTCTAGAAAGCTTTTTAGTAGATCCTATTAAAATCAGCTTATCTACCGCCCTTGTCAAAGCTACGTACAGAATTCTCATTTCCTCTGACAAACTTTCAATTTTGATTTTATTCTTCATGGCTAACTTTGCTATTGTATCTCTATAGGTTCTTAGTTTTATATCGGTAAATTTAGGCCCTAATCCTAAATCCTTATGCAGCAGTAAATCAGCATGAACATCCCTTAGATTAAAATTTTTTCCCATCCCTGCCAAAAACACCACTGGAAATTCTAACCCTTTGCTTTTGTGGACACTCATGATCCGCACTACATTATCCTTCTCCCCTAGTACCTTTGCAACCCCCATATCTCCTTTGCTACTTTCGAGTTTTTCTATAAATTTTATAAAATTAAAAAGTCCCTTTACAGAGGTTTTCTCAAATTGGCTTGCACGATTTAGTAACATCCTGAGATTCGCCTGTTTTTGTTTTCCTCCTGGCATAGCCCCTACATAATAAAAGTAACCTGTATCTATAAAGAGTTTCCATATCAGTTCATCTGTCTTCATGAACCGTGCTTCATCTG
The sequence above is drawn from the Clostridium formicaceticum genome and encodes:
- a CDS encoding monovalent cation/H+ antiporter complex subunit F, with the protein product MVIHGYIAISIFLALMAFPCLYRAYAGPTAIDRVVAINVVSTKVTVLIVFLAIITNQDAFIDVALIYSMMGFIATICVSKYIEKGNLL
- a CDS encoding CBS domain-containing protein — its product is MLAKDIMTKEVITVKKDDTVEDVIKLLLEHNISGVPVVDEENRVIGIITEGDLIYRSKNLHIPAYFTLLDSYIFLENPKNLEEQIKKMAGYRVRDVMTEKVVVVDHEESMEEIATIMVEKSINRVPVVKEDKLVGIVSRRDIIRAYAGQ
- a CDS encoding hydrogenase subunit MbhD domain-containing protein — protein: MQALNVILVIFLIICAIAVERTKDLLSAIIIFAAYSLVMAVLWLLLKAPDIAMTEAAIGAGVTTILFVAVIGKTRRMEK
- a CDS encoding cation:proton antiporter subunit C codes for the protein MDMLQVIIDNINYIGSAFLFVIGLYTVLTHSNLLKKIIGVNIMETSVFLFFVSIGYVFGGQSPILEIGGSKTIYVNPLPSAMILTGIVVAVSITAYTLSIIIKIYDAYGTIELDEIMKIRSGGRNE
- the mbhE gene encoding hydrogen gas-evolving membrane-bound hydrogenase subunit E; amino-acid sequence: MKKAIILLALGGLLIVMLSSIFRMPSLGDIENPAYNEVARHYLQESIDETHTPNIIASIITDYRAFDTLGETTVLFTSIAAVISVLKGTVDATKKKGDH
- a CDS encoding MnhB domain-containing protein translates to MDDLIVKTIARIIIPFIQVYGVFIVLHGHLSPGGGFAGGAILGASFILYTLCFGIHRGHKKVPHEISSKVETVGILWYIFIGLIGIWMGHQFLTNKEAGFYMGDAGRIVSGGLIPLVTLGIGAKVASTMITLFHTLIEEDL
- a CDS encoding Na+/H+ antiporter subunit E yields the protein MKDRESRFSKKNMYLFLPLFFFWLILSPRIAAESIIIGVVVCFIVVIYSSDVSFTAKEMPLYYFNKLMIFLRFILTLLKEIVKANIDVALIVLNPSLPITPCFIKVPMMLKNDVVKVIYGNAVTLTPGTLTVDVEEDAFVIHAITKEAAEGMTDSIIEHYCCLIDDDRMKREE
- a CDS encoding complex I subunit 5 family protein, which encodes MNSIHFPVYIVLLMLITAVIIPVVKNEYNLKFKLSIITSLVAAWILSLVTLINVLKHGAYVYNFGNWQASIGIQFMIDEFSAFMTFVIITMSILILIYSLKDIEHEILAVQILRYYTLVFLMLFSMIGITLTNDLFNLYVFMEILSITSCAIISIKKKKENLLAALKYLMLGAIGSISVLMGLALLYMVTGNLNMTENHKIIMATWQLYPRNILVALGFILTGFGIKAAVFPLHSWLPDAHSTAPTPSSALLSGLVVKVYIFAVMKLLFRVVGLEIIQAIAIPQFITYFAVTGMIMGSVFAIGQKDIKRLLAYSSVAQIGYIFLGMGLATTRGFSAALFHVVTHALMKSALFLSAGAIIYKKGKRDIRELEGIGYEMPITMMVFTTAALAMIGIPGLNGFMSKWYLSFAVLEAGKPIYLILILVSSFLNAVYYLPIIINAFLRESQERKNDMVWDGLPKSMTIPMVIIAALCIIIGFFPQIVMNFVERAVLTFL
- a CDS encoding xanthine phosphoribosyltransferase, with the protein product MELLKKKIMEDGRVLEGNILKVDNFLNHQLDIGLLNEIGKEFRRVFQDRKITKILTAEVSGIAIAAIAAQYFDVPVVFARKTESKNLDQETYEGKVYSYTKGKHYKIRVSKRYIAKEDDILILDDFLANGQAILGLKEIVDASGANLVAAGVVIEKGFQEGGKILREANVEVHALATIDAMIDGKVIFSDK
- a CDS encoding complex I subunit 5 family protein, giving the protein MKKNGGFQKGLKDSFKKHPLDYFCINSIFVFFVTIACVFAFVILTRMEGSALQRVIRIGPEFVGTITGFKALPLVVIMFPLIGGPLEAILGRRSENLRDSTVVDNTFISFILILAMYPQVARGSIHYTLGGLFGYGLTFHVDMLSFLMAATAGILWFLVSIYAHDYMGIERHRNRFYLWMSVTFGGILGTVMAGDLLTMFLFFELMTFSSYMLVAHNQSKESILAGDSYIYMGVSGGLCILLGMILLVTHTNTLEFVPLASALQGLGWIKYLITILFVVGFGIKAGMLPLHIWLPKAHPVAPTPASALLSGILIKVGAYGILRIATSIFVPSIEEISSYKDPLWEVSQKLGALIIWIGIITMLVGVFMALQQSNMKKMLAYHSISQMGYIIMGIGVAAYLGYKGAMGFSGSIYHIINHALFKALLFMAVGLVYMRTHELDMYKLGGLWKKLPFTAFVTIIAALGITGMPGFNGFASKSILHHAIIEAYEYGHHSFKYAEILFTIVSAGTVCSFIKLFSYVFLGKCPDKYKDIEGEKGMMDMAMAGLALLIIFIGQSPGYIFNQFIIPAARSLTYDPAFIDKYLVDMNFFNGHDMVGMVWVYLLGIAIFVLGKKYHLFHLHLPTWLSVENMLYKPLYKGVLGISHTVTDRYETAIIKSDVIIYAIVLVTTLALLVRFG
- a CDS encoding chemotaxis protein CheX → MTKIEYIDPFLESVELVLMQFGVENIQKGQLRKKEDMQVDLEITSVIELIGELRGNICYSFSNNTAKKLVSKMMMGMPVEEMDEMAISAVAELTNMITGSAATMLSSKEIVFDITPPSIIFGEALSIGISPLEILAVDIQTQDGKIEVNIGLEKN
- the mnhG gene encoding monovalent cation/H(+) antiporter subunit G → MIINGIVIFLLCGSAFFFLVGTLGLIRMPDAFCRMHATTKCDTLGAGLALLAVVFYRGFSVVSIKIIFVLAFIWLTNPTAAHIISKAAYKKDNTNK